The window CGCCCCACCAGCGGTGTCAAGGTGATGAACCTGGCCTCCGGCGACGAGATCGCCTCGGCCTTCGTCATCAAACCTCACGACTGAACCCGGCCCTGTCTTTAGCGCGCCCGCCCGTCCGGCGGGCGCGCTAGACTGTGGCCATGGTGCGTCTGGTCCTGATCACGGTGCCCGACGAGGCCACGGCGCGGAAACTCGCGCGCAGCCTGGTCGAGGAGCGTCTGGCCGCCTGCGTGAACGTCGTCGGCGGCCTGACCTCGGTCTACCGCTGGGAGGGCGAGGTTCACGAGGACGCGGAGCTGCTCCTCCTCGTCAAGACGACGACCGCCGCGCTGCCCGAGCTGGAGGCGCGCGTGCGGGAGCTGCACCCCTACAGCGTGCCGGAGCTGCTCGCCTTCGCGGTAGAAAGTGGCCTGGATCGCTATTTGTCCTGGGTGAAAGAAAACGTTAAATAAATTAATATCTTTATTTACTTAGTCGAGCCCGCGTGCTACCCTGAAGGGGGAGGGAAATGTGACGCAAGGCAGCATCATCGACACGCTGGCGTTCCGCGCCGGGGAGATCATCCTCTATCCCGGCAGCCCCGGCCCGCGGGACCGCATCTACCGCGTCGAGTCCGGCCTGGTCCGCATCCAGAGCGTCGACGACGACGGCAACGCCCTGACCCTGCGCTTCGTGCGTCCCGGCGAGTACTTCGGCGAGGAGGCGCTCTCGGGCGGCGAACGGCGCTACCACGCGGAGGCGGCGGCGGACACCCGCATTGCCCAGATCCATCCCGAGCGCATGGATCCCCAGGAGACCCTGAACCTGGCGGTCCGGCTCGCCCTGGCGCTGGGGCAGACCTACGACGCCATCCAGCGGCTGGTTTCCCAGCGGCTGAAGAACCGGATCGCAGCGGCGCTGCTCGAGTTCATGGACACGCCGCTGGCCGTCCACGACAACAAGGGGCGGGTGATGATCCACGTCACCCACGACGAGATCGCCTCGGCCGTGGGCTCGGTGCGCGAGACCGTCACCAAGGTGGTCGGCGAGCTGGTGCGCGAGGGCCTCATCAAGTCCGGTTACGGCCGGGTGATGCTGCTCGACATCGAGGCGCTCGGCGAGCTGGCGCGCCAGAACGGCTGAAGCGCGGGAGGTGCGGTGCCCAAGACCGACGTCATCATCATCGGAGCGGGACCGAGCGGGCTGTTCGCGGCCTTCTATGTGGGGATGCGCGACCTCACCACCCGCATCATCGATCCGATGGCCGAGGTCGGCGGGCAGCTCTCGGCGCTCTACCCCGACAAGTTCATCTACGACATCGCCGGCTTCCCCAAGATCCGCGCCAAGGAGCTGGTGCGCAACCTCGTCGAACAGGTCAGGCCCTTCGACCCCATCTACACCCTGGAGGAACGCGCCGAACGGCTCGAGCCGTTGGACGAGGGTGGGTTCGCGGTGACCACCTCGAGCGGCCGCACCTACCTGAGCCGCGCGGTGATCATCACCGCGGGGGTGGGGGCGTTCGAGCCGCGGCGCATCGAGGCCGAAGGGGTGGCGCGGCTCGAGCACAAGGGGCTCGAGTACGCGGTCCGCGACGCCCGCGCCTACGAAGGCCAGCGGCTGCTCATCATCGGCGGGGGCGACTCCGCCGTGGACTGGGCGCTGACGCTTAAGGACCTGGCGGCGCAGGTCACCCTGATCCACCGGCGCGAGACCTTCCGCGCCCACGGCGCCACGGTCAACCGCCTGATCGCCGCGGCCGAGGCGGGCGAGCTCACGATCCTGACCCCCTACGAGCTGAAGGCGGTGCTGGGCGAGGAGCGGGTGCGCGAGGCGGTCATCGTCGACAAGAAGACCGGCGCGACGCGCAACCTCGACGTGGACGCGGTCCTCGTCCTCACGGGCTACGTTTCCAAGCTGGGCCCGATCGCGAACTGGGGACTCGAGCTCGAGAAGAACCGCATCAAGGTCGACACCCGCATGGAGACGAACATCCCCGGGGTCTTCGCCGCCGGGGACATCACCACCTACCCGGGCAAGATCCGGCTGATCGCCGTCGGCTTCGGGGAAGCGGCCACCGCCGCCAACCACGCCGCCGCCTTCGCCCACCCGCGCCTGCGCGTCGATCCCGGGCACTCCTCCGACCACCCGCCCGAAGGCCGCCCCTCGGTGGCGCGCTCGAGCCTCGACGACTGATCCGCCACCCTGGCGTGTCGCGGGCGGTTTGAGGATAGAATCAACGGTGGAGGTGATGCTATGAAGCTGTTGCGCAAAGGAATACTGTTGCTCGCGGCGCTGGCCATGGGTCTGGCTTTCGCCGCGAAACCCGATTTCACGCTCTTCCACTCGAACGACGTCTACGAGATCCAGCCCGTCAAACGGGGCAAGTTAGGCGGCGCCGCCCGGGTGGCCACCCTGATCAAGCAGCTGGACGACGGCAGCCTGATCGTCACGTTCGGGGGCGACGCCTTCAGCCCCTCGATCATGTCGAGCCTGCTCAAGGGCAAGCAGATGGTCGACGTCTTCAACAAGCTGGGCTTCGACTTCGCCGTCTACGGCAACCACGAGTTCGACTTCGGGCCCGCGGTCGCCGAGCAGCGCGTGAAGGAGTCCAACTTCCCCTGGCTCAGCTCGAACCTGCTCGACAAGCGCACGGGTGAGCCGCTGGCCGGCGGCGTCCGCTTCGCGATCACCGAGGTGAACGGCGTCAAGGTCGGCTTCATCGGCCTGATCGACGACTGGCTCGAGCTCACCAGCCCCGGCGACAACGCCCAGTACCTCGACTTCGTCACCGTCGGGCGCGACCTCGCCCGCAAGCTCAAGGCCGAAGGCGCCGACGTCGTCGTCGCCCTCACCCACATGGACATGGTCCACGACGAAGAGCTGGCGGCCAAGGTGCCCGAGATCGACCTCATCCTCGGCGGTCACGACCACGGCGGCATGTTCAAGGTCGTGAACGGCACCCTGATCTTCAAGGCCAAGTCCGACTGGCGCGACGTCGGCTACCTCAAGGTCTACAACATCCCCGGCCTCAAGCCCGTCGTCTTCCTCGAGGTCATCCCGGT of the Oceanithermus desulfurans genome contains:
- the cutA gene encoding divalent-cation tolerance protein CutA → MVRLVLITVPDEATARKLARSLVEERLAACVNVVGGLTSVYRWEGEVHEDAELLLLVKTTTAALPELEARVRELHPYSVPELLAFAVESGLDRYLSWVKENVK
- a CDS encoding helix-turn-helix domain-containing protein, with the protein product MTQGSIIDTLAFRAGEIILYPGSPGPRDRIYRVESGLVRIQSVDDDGNALTLRFVRPGEYFGEEALSGGERRYHAEAAADTRIAQIHPERMDPQETLNLAVRLALALGQTYDAIQRLVSQRLKNRIAAALLEFMDTPLAVHDNKGRVMIHVTHDEIASAVGSVRETVTKVVGELVREGLIKSGYGRVMLLDIEALGELARQNG
- a CDS encoding NAD(P)/FAD-dependent oxidoreductase, whose translation is MPKTDVIIIGAGPSGLFAAFYVGMRDLTTRIIDPMAEVGGQLSALYPDKFIYDIAGFPKIRAKELVRNLVEQVRPFDPIYTLEERAERLEPLDEGGFAVTTSSGRTYLSRAVIITAGVGAFEPRRIEAEGVARLEHKGLEYAVRDARAYEGQRLLIIGGGDSAVDWALTLKDLAAQVTLIHRRETFRAHGATVNRLIAAAEAGELTILTPYELKAVLGEERVREAVIVDKKTGATRNLDVDAVLVLTGYVSKLGPIANWGLELEKNRIKVDTRMETNIPGVFAAGDITTYPGKIRLIAVGFGEAATAANHAAAFAHPRLRVDPGHSSDHPPEGRPSVARSSLDD
- a CDS encoding bifunctional metallophosphatase/5'-nucleotidase — translated: MKLLRKGILLLAALAMGLAFAAKPDFTLFHSNDVYEIQPVKRGKLGGAARVATLIKQLDDGSLIVTFGGDAFSPSIMSSLLKGKQMVDVFNKLGFDFAVYGNHEFDFGPAVAEQRVKESNFPWLSSNLLDKRTGEPLAGGVRFAITEVNGVKVGFIGLIDDWLELTSPGDNAQYLDFVTVGRDLARKLKAEGADVVVALTHMDMVHDEELAAKVPEIDLILGGHDHGGMFKVVNGTLIFKAKSDWRDVGYLKVYNIPGLKPVVFLEVIPVTNKIPEDPAMAKVVDAYVKVLDEKLNVTIGETKVPLDARRKTVRTMESNIGNLIADAMRDYAQADAAIANGGGIRTDSIYGPGPLTRKDILAILPFGNVVISVKVSGADLKAALENGVSQVERVKGRFPQVSGITFTYDPGAEPGQRVKEVFVNGQPLDPNKTYVVAINDYMGRGGDGYSMFKDAPRVVDERSGLLLANVVMNYIQAHSPVAPKVEGRIKTVK